The genomic window CATAAACTTTTTTAGCGTGTTGCCACACTTGTATTTTTAGCAAAATCTGCTTTGTAAACTGAAGAAACAGCGTTTTTAGATAAAACGGTTGAATCGTCAGTTATTGTGATTTCGTATTTTGCTTTTTTTGTATCGTTTTCTACTTCTAAGAAATAAGTTCCTTCTGGAAACTCTTCTAGACTAAAAGTTCTTAAAATTCCATCTTTACCTGAAGCGGTTTCAGAATAAATTAGAGATCCGTCTTTGTCATAAATAGCTAAGTTGGCTTTTTGTGTTTGGTTAAGACCAAATGTGATCATTTTACCATTAGCTTTAATAACATGCAGATTAAAATCTGCTGTTCCATCAATTGCATATGTGCTAATTCCTGTAAAAAGCAACGCTGCTACTAAACTCAATCTAATAATCTTTTTCATGGTATTTAGTTTTTAAATTAATAGTTCTAATTCTCTGATGCTAAATTACTTTAGTTGTAAGTAAAAAATCAATACTATATTTGCTGATTTCGATGCTATATTCTCATTTACGAAACCGTTATATGTTAAAATTTGAATTATTTTTATCGTTTTTGCCAAAACGCCTATTATTTTTCAACGTTTTTAATGATTTTTAATTTACAATGGCATAACGATTTCTTTAAAAAATGTAGGAAGTTTTGAAAGATGCTAAGGTTCTGAGATACTAAGATTCTAAGTTTTTATTTGGATTGTGTATTGTAACGCAAAGGGCGCAGAGGTCACGCAAAGTTCACAAAAATTGTTTTGAGTAAATTTTATAGAATAAAAAAGGTTCGCAAAGCTTTGCTAAAAAAAACTTTGCTAACTTTGCGAGAATCTTTGCGTGCTTTGCGGTAAAATCTTCGCAACCGAAAGTATAAAGCAAAAAAAACAGCTCAGTAACCACAAAGAGCTGTTTTTAAAACTTTTGAAAGTTTTTAACTTACTAACTATCTAACCTCACTTTTTATACTGTATTAGAGTATAAAGTTTTAAGTGCCGTGAAGAATTGCACTTAACCTTAATATTTTCTTAGTTAAGAGAAACAGTTCCTTTTGAAGACAAAACAGAACTATTAGCATTAACAGTGATATCGTATTTTACTTTTTTGAAGCTATCAGCAACTTCTAAAATATATTTTCCTTGTGGAAATTCTTCTAAACTGAAAGTTCTTAAGATTCCGTCTTTACCAGAAGCGTTTTCAGTATAGATTAAATTATTATTTGTATCATATATACTAATAACTGCTTTTTGCAATTGATTAATTCCAAAAGCAATTACCTTGCCATTTCCTTTTAACACGTGAAGATTTAACGTTTCATTGCCATCAATTGCATAAGTACTCATTCCTGTTAGAAGTACTGCACATACTAAACTTAATTTCATAATCTTTTTCATATTCTATAGTATTAAATTTTTTTTGTTCTTTTCTCTGATGCAAAGTTATAGCAGCATGTGTGGTATTTTAACATCTATATTTTCCAATTTATATGCTATATTCTCATTTACGAAACCGTTATATGTTAAAATTTGACTTTAATGTTGTGTTTTTGTTAATTTGATTGTTTTTATTCAAAGTTTTAAAAAAATGCATCACTTCTTAAAAAATCTATTTTTCTTACAATTTTTAGCATATTTATATAAAATCAGGTTTTAAATAAGATAAATAGAAAAAAAGTGAGGAAAAAAAATAAGACCCTA from Flavobacterium sp. KACC 22763 includes these protein-coding regions:
- a CDS encoding secretion protein → MKKIMKLSLVCAVLLTGMSTYAIDGNETLNLHVLKGNGKVIAFGINQLQKAVISIYDTNNNLIYTENASGKDGILRTFSLEEFPQGKYILEVADSFKKVKYDITVNANSSVLSSKGTVSLN
- a CDS encoding T9SS type A sorting domain-containing protein — its product is MKKIIRLSLVAALLFTGISTYAIDGTADFNLHVIKANGKMITFGLNQTQKANLAIYDKDGSLIYSETASGKDGILRTFSLEEFPEGTYFLEVENDTKKAKYEITITDDSTVLSKNAVSSVYKADFAKNTSVATR